In Apium graveolens cultivar Ventura chromosome 10, ASM990537v1, whole genome shotgun sequence, the following are encoded in one genomic region:
- the LOC141691853 gene encoding agamous-like MADS-box protein AGL80, translating into MARKKVKLGFITNNTTRRVAYNKRKKDLLKKMDELSTLCDVNACAITYSPYDPQPQVWPNATAVQGVVDQFKSMPEIEQGRNMMSLESIIKQRIAKTNEKLNQQMTDNREEEMTEVMYQCLTGRLGLNNLKLSDLNHLGSLIEHKMTEINKRIAEMSTECDTGNQISTSAGDNIGVLATGVVEQQNSVTDLVNDGLVPIPYWFNESVINDNGAANDQNSQGSEETASFRDVYNSLWRSAFFP; encoded by the coding sequence ATGGCAAGGAAGAAAGTGAAGTTGGGATTTATCACTAATAACACTACAAGAAGAGTAGCATATAACAAAAGAAAGAAGGATCTGTTGAAGAAGATGGATGAGCTAAGCACCTTATGTGATGTTAATGCATGTGCCATCACATACAGTCCTTATGATCCGCAACCTCAGGTGTGGCCTAATGCTACTGCTGTCCAAGGCGTGGTGGATCAATTCAAAAGCATGCCAGAGATAGAACAAGGCAGGAATATGATGAGTTTAGAGAGTATCATTAAACAACGTATAGCGAAAACAAATGAGAAGCTAAACCAACAGATGACGGATAATCGTGAAGAGGAGATGACTGAGGTAATGTATCAATGCTTGACAGGGAGGTTAGGGTTGAATAACTTGAAGTTGTCTGATTTAAATCATCTTGGAAGCTTGATTGAACATAAAATGACAGAAATTAATAAAAGGATTGCTGAGATGAGTACTGAATGCGATACTGGGAATCAAATTTCGACAAGTGCTGGTGACAATATTGGAGTTTTGGCTACAGGCGTGGTGGAGCAACAAAACTCAGTTACTGATTTAGTTAATGATGGATTAGTGCCAATCCCATATTGGTTTAATGAGTCGGTGATAAACGATAATGGGGCTGCTAATGATCAGAATTCACAGGGATCGGAAGAGACGGCGTCATTTAGAGATGTCTACAATTCATTGTGGCGTAGTGCCTTTTTTCCCTGA
- the LOC141689773 gene encoding CDPK-related kinase 1-like has protein sequence MGLCHGKPIEASQNQTENPVIPSENELVLNSQTGKASEFPFYSPSPLPGSAYKGSPANSSVNSTPLRTPLRLFKRPFPPPSPAKHIRALLARRHGSVKPNEASIPEGNELEIGLDKNFGYSKQILQHYELGEEVGRGHFGYTCSAKAKKGSLKGQDVAVKVIPKSKMTTAIAIEDVRREVKILRALTGHKNLVQFYDAYEDEDSVYVVMELCKGGELLDRILSRGGKYSEEDAKAVMVQILSVVAYCHLQGVVHRDLKPENFLYVSKDEDCQLKAIDFGLSDYVKPDERLNDIVGSAYYVAPEVLHRSYGTEADMWSIGVIAYILLCGSRPFWARTESGIFRAVLKADPSFDETPWPSLSSDAVDFVKRLLNKDYRKRLTAAQALSHPWLANCHDTKIPLDMIIYKVVKAYICSSSLRKAALGALAKTLTIPQLAYLREQFALLGPSKSGFVSLQNFKSAVTKNCTEAIKDSRVLDFANMVGSLQYRKLDFEEFCAAAISVHQLEGMDSWEQHARRAYELFEKDGNRPIMIEELASELGLSPSVPVHVVLQDWIRHSDGKLSFLGFVRLVHGVSSRAFQKA, from the exons ATGGGGCTTTGTCATGGAAAACCCATTGAAGCCTCTCAAAACCAAACAGAAAATCCAGTAATTCCTAGTGAAAATGAGTTAGTACTCAATTCTCAAACTGGGAAAGCATCGGAATTTCCATTTTACAGCCCGAGTCCTCTTCCTGGTAGCGCGTACAAGGGTTCTCCTGCCAATTCTAGCGTTAATTCGACTCCTCTTCGGACGCCTCTTCGTTTGTTTAAGCGTCCCTTCCCTCCACCTTCTCCAGCAAAGCACATTCGGGCCTTGCTTGCACGAAGGCATGGTTCGGTTAAGCCTAATGAGGCCTCGATTCCTGAAGGAAATGAGCTTGAGATTGGTCTAGATAAGAATTTTGGGTATTCTAAGCAAATTTTACAACATTATGAGCTTGGTGAAGAGGTAGGCCGAGGGCATTTTGGTTATACTTGTTCTGCTAAGGCGAAGAAAGGGAGTTTGAAGGGGCAAGATGTGGCTGTTAAAGTCATTCCAAAATCGAAG ATGACTACAGCGATTGCCATCGAAGATGTAAGAAGAGAAGTTAAGATATTACGTGCTCTAACCGGACATAAGAATCTCGTGCAATTTTATGATGCCTATGAGGATGAAGACAGTGTTTACGTAGTGATGGA GCTTTGCAAAGGAGGGGAATTATTGGATAGAATTCTTTCAAG GGGCGGGAAATACTCAGAAGAAGATGCAAAAGCTGTAATGGTGCAAATTTTAAGTGTTGTTGCTTACTGTCATCTCCAAGGAGTAGTCCACAGGGACTTGAAGCCCGAG AACTTTCTGTATGTTTCTAAAGATGAGGATTGTCAGTTGAAAGCCATTGACTTTGGACTCTCAGACTACGTAAAGCCAG ATGAAAGGCTGAATGACATCGTGGGGAGTGCATACTATGTTGCTCCAGAAGTTCTGCATAGATCATATGGAACCGAGGCTGATATGTGGAGTATTGGTGTAATTGCTTATATTCTTTTATGTGGAAGCCGCCCTTTTTGGGCTCGGACAGAGTCTGGGATCTTTAGAGCTGTACTTAAAGCTGATCCAAGCTTTGATGAAACCCCGTGGCCTTCTTTGTCTTCAGATGCAGTGGACTTCGTGAAGAGATTGTTGAACAAGGACTACCGCAAGAGATTAACTGCTGCACAGGCCCTTA GTCATCCTTGGCTAGCCAACTGCCATGATACCAAGATACCGCTGGACATGATAATTTACAAGGTTGTTAAAGCCTATATATGTTCATCTTCTCTGAGAAAAGCTGCATTGGGG GCACTTGCTAAGACATTGACAATACCTCAGCTAGCATATCTGCGCGAACAATTTGCTTTACTTGGGCCTAGCAAAAGTGGATTCGTATCTTTACAGAACTTTAAATCG GCTGTAACGAAAAACTGCACGGAGGCCATAAAGGATTCACGAGTTCTAGATTTTGCGAACATG GTGGGTTCTCTTCAATATAGAAAATTAGATTTCGAAGAATTTTGTGCTGCAGCTATAAGTGTACATCAGTTGGAAGGAATGGATAGCTGGGAGCAACATGCTCGCCGTGCCTATGAACTGTTTGAGAAAGATGGAAACAGGCCTATTATGATAGAGGAACTTGCCTCG GAGCTAGGACTTAGCCCATCGGTTCCAGTTCATGTAGTTCTCCAGGATTGGATAAGACACTCGGATGGAAAGCTCAGTTTCCTGGGTTTTGTGAGGCTTGTGCATGGGGTTTCTTCTCGCGCATTTCAAAAAGCTTGA